The following coding sequences are from one Corallococcus caeni window:
- a CDS encoding glucodextranase DOMON-like domain-containing protein: MFVRSRVSALLLASTLAACSGGKTREDALLFRLTDPVGDDHGDGELVYPRRTDLGPGDLDVVSVAAFADGEATRFEVTFSHPIARPSRAQSVDLEGATVAERARHGFYTFNVDLYVDQDRKPGSGRTDTLPGRGLTLAADSGWEKAVVLTPRPYEARETLRKHWRQVALDAYEKKSGGIGGKVESELNAAVEQELEARVFFPTIIQVSGRTVMFTVPDRFLGAHASADWGYGVAVTGATLERRVSLGGMFGGDTTANQQLMAMGIMAGEPYNDRFGGGRKGDPSQSPVVDLLVAPGTTQEEVLGATKPAWDLVVPSGKAVAPAAVAPDAGTVEDAGAPVDAPAVDAGSVGPSSPAP, translated from the coding sequence ATGTTCGTGCGTTCTCGCGTGTCCGCGCTCCTGCTCGCCTCCACCCTGGCCGCGTGTTCCGGCGGCAAGACGCGCGAGGACGCGCTGCTGTTCCGGCTGACGGACCCGGTGGGGGACGACCACGGCGACGGCGAGCTGGTGTATCCGCGCCGGACGGACCTGGGGCCCGGGGACCTGGACGTGGTGTCGGTGGCGGCGTTCGCGGACGGCGAGGCGACGCGGTTCGAGGTGACGTTCTCACACCCCATCGCGAGGCCCTCGCGCGCGCAGTCGGTGGACCTGGAGGGCGCGACGGTCGCGGAGCGCGCGCGGCACGGCTTCTACACGTTCAACGTGGACCTGTACGTGGACCAGGACCGCAAGCCGGGATCCGGACGCACGGACACGCTGCCGGGGCGGGGGCTCACGCTGGCGGCGGACTCGGGGTGGGAGAAGGCGGTGGTGCTGACGCCGCGTCCGTACGAGGCGCGCGAGACGCTGCGCAAGCACTGGCGGCAGGTGGCGCTGGATGCGTACGAGAAGAAGTCGGGCGGGATTGGCGGCAAGGTGGAGTCGGAGCTGAACGCGGCCGTGGAGCAGGAGCTGGAGGCGCGGGTGTTCTTCCCCACGATCATCCAGGTGAGCGGGCGCACGGTGATGTTCACGGTGCCGGACCGTTTCCTCGGCGCGCACGCGAGCGCGGACTGGGGCTACGGCGTCGCGGTGACGGGCGCGACGCTCGAGCGGCGCGTGTCGCTGGGCGGGATGTTTGGCGGGGACACGACCGCGAATCAGCAACTCATGGCCATGGGCATCATGGCGGGGGAGCCGTACAACGACCGCTTCGGTGGCGGGCGCAAGGGAGACCCGTCGCAGTCGCCGGTGGTGGATCTGCTGGTGGCGCCGGGCACCACGCAGGAAGAGGTGCTGGGGGCCACGAAGCCGGCGTGGGACCTGGTGGTTCCGTCGGGGAAGGCCGTGGCGCCGGCGGCCGTGGCTCCGGATGCGGGCACGGTGGAGGACGCCGGGGCGCCCGTGGACGCGCCTGCTGTGGACGCGGGAAGCGTGGGTCCGTCGTCGCCCGCCCCGTGA
- a CDS encoding glucodextranase DOMON-like domain-containing protein has translation MINPRIAVLTLAASLSAAPALADKVSFKDPTGDDKGPGKYTYPTDPVYKPGSFDLTGFKLDQGGNKTDVEIQLKASLENPWKMADGFSVQEVFIFIDTDHKAGSGFTDSPPGLNVSFAPEDAWDKVIIISPQGSSRVRAEANNKAGAMKGAVVVPTKVRASGNKITATVMNADLGAGDPSTWGYQVVMQSNEGFPADNDLLTRRVNEYEGQHRFGGGSDFNCDPHVIDVLAGQGKGDSSEIKAQYDMLAYECAGDGSATKKATLKMVSGEKRPAAQGGAAAAAPAPAPAAPAPAAPAPAPAPTPAAPAGTSVAPAPTTATPTK, from the coding sequence ATGATCAACCCCCGCATCGCAGTCCTCACCCTGGCCGCTTCCCTGTCCGCGGCCCCGGCCCTGGCCGACAAGGTGTCGTTCAAGGACCCCACCGGCGACGACAAGGGCCCGGGCAAGTACACCTACCCGACGGACCCCGTGTACAAGCCGGGCTCGTTCGACCTGACCGGCTTCAAGCTGGACCAGGGCGGCAACAAGACGGACGTGGAGATCCAGCTGAAGGCGTCGCTGGAGAACCCCTGGAAGATGGCGGACGGCTTCTCCGTGCAGGAGGTCTTCATCTTCATCGACACGGACCACAAGGCCGGCAGCGGCTTCACGGACAGCCCCCCGGGCCTCAACGTGTCCTTCGCCCCGGAAGACGCGTGGGACAAGGTCATCATCATCTCGCCGCAGGGCTCGTCGCGCGTGCGCGCGGAGGCCAACAACAAGGCCGGCGCGATGAAGGGCGCCGTCGTGGTGCCCACCAAGGTGCGCGCCTCCGGCAACAAGATCACCGCCACGGTCATGAACGCGGACCTGGGCGCCGGTGACCCCTCCACCTGGGGCTACCAGGTCGTGATGCAGTCCAACGAGGGCTTCCCCGCGGACAACGACCTGCTCACCCGCCGCGTCAACGAGTACGAGGGCCAGCACCGCTTCGGCGGCGGCTCCGACTTCAACTGCGACCCGCACGTGATTGACGTGCTCGCGGGCCAGGGCAAGGGCGACAGCTCTGAAATCAAGGCCCAGTACGACATGCTCGCCTACGAGTGCGCGGGTGACGGCTCCGCCACGAAGAAGGCCACGCTGAAGATGGTCTCCGGCGAGAAGCGCCCGGCGGCGCAGGGTGGCGCGGCGGCGGCGGCTCCGGCCCCGGCTCCGGCCGCTCCGGCCCCCGCGGCTCCGGCCCCGGCTCCGGCGCCCACGCCGGCCGCTCCGGCTGGAACGTCGGTCGCTCCGGCGCCGACGACGGCCACGCCGACGAAGTAG
- a CDS encoding AHH domain-containing protein, protein MSSCRSWAVAVLLLLLGTGCSATRGVRLKTGRGAPVVHVPGAEVAPEPLEEEAFTEAVRTLAEDAPVSPHPREAAYRQFAGSFSTKAYAHVRGRLGLVSVEEPTRARLLVDDADRELASAYGRWCQRKQTPGDCLQLLETGTTLDEDGRRSLAFAIALDSVWDETSEALVGMTDQRAVLTTIVATGTMYLALWLMPEPVSKGVAATMTACLIAYLGIDTVWNLIQGWIELSEQARMARTFDELRDAGEEYGEVMGKNAARAFVMLALAAVGSTAETFAAKVATLPGSGQASLVAAEVGGFRLGAAAQVESAAVSSAGVITLVLAPNAVAMSARDEKSPVASGADAEGHEHHIASNKWWSATNRGGPWSPQFQKIFDKAGMSLDDPANKVRVPGHRGPHPEAYHQRVLNALRRATKDCSSMESCRALLTKELRSLASQIRKEGTLLNRWVTGLE, encoded by the coding sequence ATGTCCTCGTGTCGGAGCTGGGCGGTCGCGGTGCTGTTGTTGTTGCTGGGCACGGGGTGTTCAGCGACGCGCGGCGTCCGGCTGAAGACGGGGCGTGGGGCGCCGGTCGTCCATGTGCCTGGGGCGGAGGTCGCGCCTGAGCCTCTGGAGGAGGAGGCGTTCACGGAGGCGGTGCGGACGCTGGCGGAGGACGCGCCGGTGTCCCCGCATCCTCGTGAGGCTGCGTATCGGCAGTTCGCGGGCTCGTTCTCCACGAAGGCGTATGCCCACGTGCGCGGGCGCCTGGGATTGGTCTCCGTGGAGGAGCCGACGCGTGCTCGACTGCTGGTGGATGATGCTGACCGGGAGCTGGCGAGCGCCTATGGGCGGTGGTGCCAGCGCAAGCAGACTCCGGGGGACTGCCTCCAGTTGCTGGAGACTGGAACCACGCTGGATGAGGACGGACGGCGTTCGCTGGCGTTCGCCATCGCGCTGGACTCGGTGTGGGACGAGACGTCGGAAGCGCTGGTGGGGATGACGGATCAGCGGGCGGTGCTCACGACCATCGTCGCGACGGGGACGATGTACCTGGCGCTGTGGTTGATGCCCGAGCCCGTTTCCAAGGGCGTCGCGGCGACGATGACGGCGTGTCTCATCGCCTACCTGGGTATCGACACGGTGTGGAACCTCATCCAGGGCTGGATCGAGCTGTCCGAGCAGGCGCGGATGGCCCGGACGTTCGATGAGCTGCGCGATGCGGGGGAGGAGTACGGCGAGGTGATGGGGAAGAACGCGGCGCGGGCATTCGTGATGCTGGCGCTGGCGGCGGTGGGCAGCACGGCGGAGACGTTCGCGGCGAAGGTCGCGACGCTCCCGGGTTCAGGACAGGCCTCGTTGGTGGCCGCAGAGGTGGGGGGCTTCCGGCTGGGCGCGGCGGCGCAGGTGGAGTCCGCGGCCGTGTCCTCCGCGGGTGTCATCACCCTGGTGCTGGCGCCGAACGCGGTGGCCATGTCCGCTCGGGACGAGAAGAGCCCCGTCGCGAGTGGCGCGGATGCGGAGGGACATGAGCACCACATCGCATCCAACAAGTGGTGGAGCGCCACGAACCGTGGTGGCCCGTGGTCTCCCCAGTTCCAGAAGATCTTCGACAAGGCCGGGATGTCGCTTGATGATCCCGCGAACAAGGTTCGTGTGCCGGGACATAGGGGGCCTCACCCAGAGGCGTACCATCAGAGAGTCTTGAACGCGCTCCGCCGGGCAACGAAGGACTGCAGTTCCATGGAAAGTTGCAGAGCGCTTTTGACGAAGGAGTTGAGAAGCCTCGCAAGCCAGATTCGAAAAGAAGGAACCTTGCTGAATCGATGGGTGACTGGCCTTGAGTGA
- a CDS encoding carbohydrate ABC transporter permease codes for MSQNAPQQSPSQAGAPTPAGTPLNNAATGPSTAGPSGRAGGHRGRVLVGLALALGVSLLLAHGLLARANQERAAEREQRTAAVSLLGLADLVQRAGGTGDAVRAVVAGWPGMPGSAVRVIAFSGIRLEASTFPQDTGEKAAPRKLSRDEKPLYDRGQRLRTAVETNREEGGARKPEVESELLDAGASRLLSAPVEVDGQVVGSVESLTPAVVKADAPSWTAVLLAFLLPLAACAAAVFALSRQGVRVAVAAALFLAGLGGYTVYSLRALDAELRETENAVSAELRTRGEKAQSLIAANNLKADPALKPGAWDADMMRRPLGRLTDSGAPDADKLAAAGAQVRGNAGKALGALGVLGLAVLLFIGLGALHRAVRTTVEYRQAYAYIAPAMVGMVVLVFFPFAYGITLSFTDANLYNSSQPLSELWVGFRNYADILGDFSFAKTAADGSWVFNYLNFYYTLLFTIVWTVTNVTIGVTVGLLLALALNVPKLKMRPVYRVLLILPWAMPNYITALIWKGMFHQQFGVVNHVIRMFGGEGLAWFDSPFTSFFTALATNGWLSFPFMMVVSLGALQSIPGELYEAARVDGANRWQQFTAITLPALKPALVPAVILSVVWTFNMFNIIFLVTGGDPGGSTEILVTQAYKFAFERYRHGYAAAYSTVIFGILLLYSMVQNRMSRATEAA; via the coding sequence GTGAGCCAGAACGCCCCCCAGCAGTCGCCCTCCCAGGCCGGCGCCCCCACGCCGGCCGGCACTCCGCTGAACAACGCCGCGACAGGCCCCTCCACCGCGGGCCCGTCCGGCCGTGCGGGCGGGCACCGGGGGCGCGTGCTGGTGGGGCTCGCCCTGGCGCTGGGCGTGTCCCTGCTGCTGGCGCACGGCCTGCTGGCGCGCGCCAACCAGGAGCGCGCGGCGGAGCGCGAGCAGCGCACCGCCGCCGTGTCCCTGCTGGGGCTGGCGGACCTGGTGCAGCGCGCGGGAGGCACGGGCGACGCCGTGCGTGCCGTGGTGGCGGGCTGGCCCGGCATGCCGGGCAGCGCCGTGCGCGTCATCGCCTTCAGCGGCATCCGGCTGGAGGCGTCCACCTTCCCGCAGGACACCGGGGAGAAGGCGGCGCCGCGCAAGCTGTCGCGCGACGAGAAGCCGCTGTACGACCGCGGCCAGCGCCTGCGCACCGCGGTGGAGACGAACCGCGAGGAGGGCGGGGCGCGCAAGCCGGAGGTGGAGTCGGAGCTGCTCGACGCGGGCGCCAGCCGCCTGCTGTCCGCGCCCGTGGAGGTGGACGGGCAGGTGGTGGGCTCCGTGGAGTCCCTCACCCCGGCGGTGGTGAAGGCTGACGCGCCGTCGTGGACGGCGGTGCTGCTGGCGTTCCTGCTGCCGCTGGCGGCGTGCGCGGCCGCGGTGTTCGCGCTGTCGCGCCAGGGCGTGCGCGTGGCGGTGGCGGCGGCGCTGTTCCTGGCGGGCCTGGGTGGCTACACCGTGTACTCGCTGCGCGCGCTGGACGCGGAGCTGCGGGAGACGGAGAACGCCGTCAGCGCGGAGCTGCGCACGCGCGGCGAGAAGGCCCAGTCGCTCATCGCCGCCAACAACCTGAAGGCGGACCCGGCGCTGAAGCCCGGCGCGTGGGACGCGGACATGATGCGCCGTCCGCTGGGGCGGCTGACGGACTCCGGCGCGCCGGACGCGGACAAGCTGGCGGCGGCGGGCGCGCAGGTGCGCGGCAACGCGGGCAAGGCGCTGGGCGCGCTGGGCGTGCTGGGCCTGGCGGTGCTGCTGTTCATCGGCCTGGGCGCGCTGCACCGGGCGGTGCGGACGACGGTGGAGTACCGGCAGGCGTACGCGTACATCGCGCCGGCCATGGTGGGCATGGTGGTGCTGGTGTTCTTCCCCTTCGCCTACGGCATCACGCTGTCGTTCACGGACGCCAACCTCTACAACAGCAGCCAGCCGTTGTCGGAGCTGTGGGTGGGCTTCCGCAACTACGCGGACATCCTGGGCGACTTCAGCTTCGCGAAGACGGCCGCGGATGGCTCGTGGGTCTTCAACTACCTGAACTTCTACTACACGCTGCTCTTCACCATCGTGTGGACGGTGACGAACGTCACCATCGGCGTGACGGTGGGCCTGCTGCTCGCGCTGGCGCTCAACGTGCCGAAGCTGAAGATGCGGCCGGTGTACCGCGTGCTGCTCATCCTGCCGTGGGCCATGCCCAACTACATCACCGCGCTCATCTGGAAGGGCATGTTCCACCAGCAGTTCGGCGTGGTGAACCACGTCATCCGGATGTTCGGTGGGGAAGGGCTGGCGTGGTTCGATTCCCCCTTCACGTCGTTCTTCACGGCGCTCGCCACCAATGGCTGGCTGTCCTTCCCGTTCATGATGGTGGTGTCGCTGGGCGCGCTCCAGTCCATCCCCGGTGAGCTCTACGAGGCGGCGCGCGTGGACGGCGCCAACCGGTGGCAGCAGTTCACCGCCATCACGCTGCCCGCGCTGAAGCCCGCGCTGGTGCCCGCGGTCATCCTGTCGGTGGTGTGGACCTTCAACATGTTCAACATCATCTTCCTGGTGACGGGCGGCGACCCGGGCGGCTCCACGGAGATCCTCGTCACCCAGGCGTACAAGTTCGCCTTCGAGCGCTACCGCCACGGCTACGCGGCGGCGTACTCCACCGTCATCTTCGGCATCCTGCTGCTCTACAGCATGGTGCAGAACCGCATGAGCCGCGCCACGGAGGCCGCGTAA
- a CDS encoding imm11 family protein translates to MEYFDLYEDVAEGFWCLGHPLDLQGRELDDPWQFTGGKPAHFKDPIRLPLDLEGASRDYSHAAFGTPVINAKLAALFQELAPNDVELIPVKVDSRAGPYFILNALRTIPCVDIEASEEAYYWTEEDGVPEKVGTLRSIYGMRIDPSKVGDVKVFRPSEWDISLIVSEDIKDAMARAGITGAKFEAVTGPPTFDPVRRAETKRRGELWDQAHHARAAVWRGLGTMSDDFYIPPVVGGPWPAKSQHWIAMRRADGGMLIVTDGLSDPFNDILDRPTAGFGLELAIETPEPLGEVWKSWPVHLLERVAYEVAEFEKLRVSLANGTLSMEVDGVGMPESLITPEGRVAVLIGMETDSLPSRFMLPGGEVRLLTVKVLMPAELKWLLRQGKGAAADLIRRFNEAGEGHLSRSWRQPVVS, encoded by the coding sequence ATGGAATACTTCGACCTTTATGAGGATGTCGCGGAAGGATTCTGGTGCCTGGGGCATCCGCTCGACCTCCAAGGGCGCGAACTCGACGATCCCTGGCAGTTCACGGGTGGAAAACCCGCGCATTTCAAGGACCCGATTCGGCTTCCATTGGACCTGGAGGGAGCATCCCGTGATTACTCACATGCGGCGTTCGGTACCCCGGTCATCAATGCGAAGCTCGCGGCTCTTTTTCAGGAGTTGGCTCCGAACGACGTGGAATTGATCCCCGTCAAGGTCGACTCCCGCGCAGGGCCATACTTCATCCTCAATGCCCTCCGCACCATTCCGTGCGTCGATATCGAGGCTTCGGAAGAGGCCTATTACTGGACCGAAGAGGATGGGGTTCCGGAGAAGGTCGGCACCCTCAGGTCCATCTACGGCATGCGCATCGACCCGTCGAAGGTGGGGGATGTAAAGGTGTTCCGCCCCTCGGAATGGGATATCTCCCTTATCGTCTCCGAGGACATCAAGGACGCGATGGCGCGTGCGGGCATCACGGGCGCGAAATTCGAAGCGGTCACGGGGCCACCGACCTTTGACCCTGTGCGCCGCGCGGAGACGAAGCGGCGAGGCGAATTGTGGGACCAGGCTCACCATGCCCGCGCGGCCGTGTGGCGCGGGCTCGGCACCATGTCCGACGACTTCTACATCCCTCCCGTCGTGGGTGGCCCATGGCCCGCCAAGAGCCAGCACTGGATCGCCATGCGACGTGCTGACGGCGGCATGCTCATCGTTACCGACGGCCTGTCCGACCCGTTCAATGACATCCTGGACCGGCCCACCGCTGGCTTCGGGCTGGAGCTCGCCATCGAGACGCCGGAGCCGCTCGGGGAGGTGTGGAAGAGCTGGCCGGTGCACCTGCTCGAACGTGTCGCCTACGAAGTCGCCGAGTTCGAGAAGCTCCGTGTCTCCCTGGCCAACGGCACTTTGTCCATGGAAGTGGACGGCGTGGGCATGCCCGAAAGCCTCATCACCCCCGAGGGCCGCGTGGCCGTGCTCATCGGCATGGAGACGGACTCGCTGCCCTCTCGCTTCATGCTTCCCGGGGGCGAGGTCCGGCTGCTCACCGTGAAGGTGCTGATGCCCGCGGAGCTCAAGTGGCTGCTCCGCCAGGGCAAGGGTGCGGCGGCCGACTTGATCCGCCGCTTCAACGAAGCGGGAGAAGGCCACCTCTCCCGCTCCTGGCGCCAGCCCGTCGTCAGCTAA
- a CDS encoding alpha-amylase family glycosyl hydrolase has product MRPLRGLSLCGAALLSACAGSSPSPAVAPPASGNITLAAPAGDAWYRGAVFYEVFVRSFQDSNGDGVGDLPGLISRLDYLNDGNPATTDDLGVDALWLMPVFASPSYHGYDVVDYERIQTAYGSLEDLQRLCDEAHRRGMRVILDFVINHTSASHPWFVDSASSAQSAKRDWYQWRANNPGWAQPWDTYSQTNTWHQRDTGWYYGVFWGGMPDLNFQTPAVRDEVKRLATLWLQRGVDGFRLDAARYLIETGGGVGQADTPETHAFWKEFSAHVRSVKPDAVLVGENWSETPSVAKYYGSTATVPGGDELPLNFNFPLSARVIEGINAGNGGGVASKLLEMKNNYPAGVADAPFLTNHDMVRLATQFTNDGSKLGLAASVLLTLPGAPFLYYGEEVGLGNGNANNDESKRTPMPWTAAAGGGFTTGSPWYGFSSGRETANVEAQRSNPGSLLSRYRALIHARQGSEALRNGGLRLFTPTTGVSRSLAFVRTLGDEQVLVVHNFSTAPESVGPFDVEATTAEPLFLDNGVTPLSGGSGAWKTSIPARGTGIWRLR; this is encoded by the coding sequence ATGCGCCCCCTCCGCGGACTCTCCCTCTGCGGCGCGGCCCTGCTGTCGGCCTGCGCCGGTTCCTCGCCTTCGCCCGCTGTCGCTCCACCCGCGTCCGGAAACATCACGCTCGCCGCGCCCGCGGGAGACGCGTGGTACCGGGGCGCGGTGTTCTACGAGGTGTTCGTGCGCAGCTTCCAGGACTCCAACGGCGACGGCGTGGGGGACCTGCCGGGGCTCATCTCGCGGCTGGACTACCTGAACGACGGCAACCCGGCGACGACGGACGACCTGGGCGTGGACGCGCTGTGGCTGATGCCGGTGTTCGCGTCGCCCAGCTACCACGGCTACGACGTGGTGGACTACGAGCGCATCCAGACGGCGTACGGCTCGCTGGAGGACCTGCAGCGGCTGTGTGACGAGGCGCACCGTCGGGGCATGCGCGTCATCCTCGACTTCGTCATCAACCACACCAGCGCGTCGCATCCGTGGTTCGTGGACTCGGCGTCCTCGGCGCAGTCGGCGAAGCGAGACTGGTACCAGTGGCGCGCGAACAACCCGGGATGGGCGCAGCCGTGGGACACGTACTCGCAGACCAACACGTGGCATCAGCGGGACACGGGCTGGTACTACGGCGTCTTCTGGGGCGGCATGCCGGACCTGAACTTCCAGACGCCCGCGGTGCGCGACGAGGTGAAGCGCCTGGCGACGCTGTGGCTCCAGCGCGGCGTGGACGGCTTCCGGCTGGACGCCGCGCGCTACCTCATCGAGACGGGCGGAGGCGTGGGACAGGCGGACACGCCGGAGACGCACGCGTTCTGGAAGGAGTTCTCCGCGCACGTGCGGTCGGTGAAGCCGGACGCGGTGCTGGTGGGTGAGAACTGGAGCGAGACGCCGTCGGTGGCGAAGTACTACGGCTCCACGGCGACGGTGCCGGGCGGGGACGAGCTGCCGCTCAACTTCAACTTCCCCCTGTCCGCGCGAGTGATTGAAGGCATCAACGCGGGCAATGGCGGGGGTGTGGCGTCGAAGCTGCTGGAGATGAAGAACAACTATCCGGCCGGCGTGGCGGACGCGCCCTTCCTCACCAACCACGACATGGTGCGGCTGGCGACGCAGTTCACGAACGACGGGTCGAAGCTGGGGCTCGCGGCGTCGGTGTTGCTGACGCTGCCGGGAGCACCGTTCCTCTACTACGGCGAGGAGGTGGGCCTGGGGAACGGCAACGCCAACAACGACGAGTCCAAGCGCACGCCGATGCCGTGGACGGCCGCCGCGGGTGGAGGCTTCACCACGGGGTCGCCCTGGTACGGCTTCTCCAGTGGCCGGGAGACGGCGAACGTGGAGGCGCAGCGGAGCAACCCGGGGTCGTTGCTGTCGCGCTACCGGGCGCTCATCCACGCGCGCCAGGGTTCGGAGGCGCTGCGCAACGGAGGCCTGCGGTTGTTCACGCCGACGACGGGCGTGTCGCGCTCGCTGGCGTTCGTGAGGACGCTGGGAGACGAGCAGGTGCTGGTGGTCCACAACTTCTCCACCGCGCCGGAGTCCGTGGGCCCGTTCGACGTGGAGGCCACGACGGCGGAGCCGCTGTTCCTGGACAACGGCGTGACACCGCTCTCGGGTGGGTCGGGAGCGTGGAAGACGAGCATCCCAGCGCGCGGCACGGGCATCTGGCGGCTGCGTTAG
- a CDS encoding sugar ABC transporter permease — MALFSERREGIPHLPLHAVLIAFTLFTIYPILWVVSLAFSGKQSLAIATLPENPTFWDRLRAVTPWPESFSVSNFVSVMSDQPFAKWMLNSAIVAIGTTVLGVFMACTAAYAFSRFKFPGQRAGMMAFLVSQMFPGTLMLIPLYIILVQWLGLGSSRLGLIIVYATTSIPFSVWMLKGYFDTIPKDLEEAALMDGASPGRIFWSIILPLAKPAVAVTALFSFMTAWNEFILAATFMDQEAMYTAPVGLRFFVGGFSQQWGYFAAGSIIVSVPVVFLFLFLQKYLVSGLTAGGVKG, encoded by the coding sequence ATGGCGCTCTTCTCTGAACGTCGCGAAGGCATCCCGCACCTGCCGCTGCACGCGGTGCTCATCGCCTTCACCCTCTTCACCATCTACCCCATCCTCTGGGTGGTGAGCCTGGCCTTCTCCGGCAAGCAGAGCCTGGCCATCGCCACGCTGCCGGAGAACCCCACCTTCTGGGACCGGCTGCGCGCGGTGACGCCGTGGCCGGAGAGCTTCTCCGTCTCCAACTTCGTGTCGGTGATGTCGGATCAGCCGTTCGCGAAGTGGATGCTCAACAGCGCCATCGTGGCCATTGGCACCACGGTGCTGGGCGTCTTCATGGCGTGCACGGCGGCGTATGCCTTCAGCCGCTTCAAGTTCCCCGGCCAGCGCGCGGGCATGATGGCGTTCCTCGTGTCCCAGATGTTCCCGGGCACGCTGATGCTCATCCCGCTCTACATCATCCTGGTGCAGTGGCTGGGGCTGGGCAGCAGCCGGCTGGGCCTCATCATCGTGTACGCCACCACGTCCATCCCGTTCAGCGTGTGGATGCTCAAGGGCTACTTCGACACCATCCCCAAGGACCTGGAGGAGGCGGCGCTGATGGACGGCGCGTCCCCGGGGCGCATCTTCTGGAGCATCATCCTGCCGCTGGCCAAGCCCGCGGTGGCGGTGACGGCGCTGTTCAGCTTCATGACGGCGTGGAACGAGTTCATCCTCGCGGCGACGTTCATGGACCAGGAAGCCATGTACACGGCGCCGGTGGGCCTGCGCTTCTTCGTGGGCGGCTTCAGCCAGCAGTGGGGCTACTTCGCGGCCGGCTCCATCATCGTGTCCGTGCCCGTCGTGTTCCTCTTCCTCTTCCTGCAGAAGTACCTCGTCTCCGGGCTCACCGCCGGTGGCGTGAAGGGTTAG